Proteins co-encoded in one Rhopalosiphum maidis isolate BTI-1 chromosome 2, ASM367621v3, whole genome shotgun sequence genomic window:
- the LOC113551547 gene encoding peptide transporter family 1-like: MFLICSFLSPLLGAIIADSYWGKYKTIFILSIIHAMGNILVAIASLVTSVSIDFQRSFTIIGLLLTSIGAGGIKPCVSAFGGDQFVLPDQEHQLQMFFSIFYFTINLGSLLSSFITPELRKSVQCFGKDSCFPLAFGVPAILMVISMVFFICGKNLYKIIKPKSSIITTSIGCICHALKKKITTSSNEEKRKYWLEYADDKYNTQQISELRSALTVMYLFIPVPMFYALFDQQGSRWILQGTLMNGKIDFLNWSIKPDQMHLINPLFVLIFIPLFNAIVYPLLYKIGINTPLKKVTLGGLIAASSFVCAAVVQYTIIGQTFTISSNEGQLRIYNNFDCNVSVSSSLVGNFNIEQLDVVHINYNSTVFNETDVLSIDLHPMCKLKMNTLKQNVFIDKGKVSSYFLTYKIDNEIELKHLNELKKLKSGNSNLRILHDNFFSQRITLKNTNNKLSEISFSLSTNQDQNYELPFGTYDIYMDNELILQNVDFLPVSINDLLFHHNFNQTKAKLITLEKGKYIHILWQAPQIILITIAEVMFVVTLLEFSFTQAPLSMKSFLSAANLCTTAFGNLLIIFISKMGQFENQGHEFLFYAVLMVLDMIIFMLMSTKYKYKCVISKYPMNSNL; this comes from the exons atgtttTTGATCTGTTCATTCCTATCACCATTGTTGGGAGCCATCATTGCAGATTCATACTGGGgaaaatataa GACTATCTTCATCTTGTCTATTATACACGCAATGGGAAATATCTTAGTGGCTATTGCATCTCTTGTGACTTCAGTCAGTATAGATTTTCAGAG atcatttacaataattggATTATTGTTAACATCGATCGGAGCAGGTGGTATAAAACCATGCGTCTCTGCTTTTGGAGGTGATCAATTTGTGCTGCCAGATCAAGAACATCAGttgcaaatgtttttttcgatattttactttactatCAATTTAGGGTCATTGCTATCGTCGTTCATTACACCGGAACTGAGGAAATCGGTTCAATGTTTTGGTAAAGATTCATGTTTTCCATTAGCATTTGGGGTACCTGCTATTCTTATGGTGATTTCAATGG TATTCTTTATATGTGGCAAAAATCTGTACAAGATCATTAAACCTAAGTCCAGTATCATTACAACTTCAATTGGATGCATATGT CatgcattgaaaaaaaaaataaccacttCTTCAAATGAAGAGAAAAGGAAATATTGGTTGGAATATGCAGATGATAAGTACAATACACAACAAATATCTGAATTGAGGTCAGCATTAACCgttatgtatttgtttattccAGTCCCAATGTTTTATGCACTTTTTGATCAACAA GGTTCTCGTTGGATTTTACAAGGAACTCTAATGAATGGCAagatagattttttaaattggtctATAAAGCCTGACCAAATGCATTTAATTAATCCCTTgttcgttttaatatttataccactttttAATGCCATAGTCTATCcacttttgtataaaattggtataaatacacctttaaaaaaagtcaCTCTAGGGGGGCTCATTGCTGCATCATCGTTTGTGTGTGCTGCAGTTGTTCAATACACGAtaatt GGTCAAACTTTTACAATATCGTCAAATGAAGGCCAATTaagaatatacaataattttgattgtaatGTATCCGTATCCAGTTCTTTGGTTGGAAACTTCAATATTGAACAGTTAGATGTAGttcatattaactataattcaaCTGTATTTAATGAGACTGATGTTTTATCTATAGACTTGCATCCtatgtgtaaattaaaaatgaatactctgaaacaaaatgttttcatcGATAAAGGAAAG gtttcatcatattttttaacttataaaattgataatgaaattgaattaaaacatttgaacGAATTGAAGAAACTAAAGAGTGGAAATTCAAATCTTAG gaTTTTGCATGATAATTTCTTCAGTCAAAGGATTACATTAAAgaacactaataataaattatctgaaATAAGCTTTTCACTTTCAACAAATCAAGATCAAAATTACGAATTACCTTTCGGGAC ttacgaCATATACATGGACAATGAACTGATATTGCAAAACGTTGATTTTCTTCCTGTTAGTATTAATGATCTGTTAtttcatcataattttaatcaaacg aaagcCAAGTTAATCACCTTGGAAAAGGGTAAATATATCCATATTCTATGGCAAGCTCcgcaaatcattttaattacaatagcTGAAGTAATGTTTGTGGTTACATTATTGGAATTCTCATTCACTcaa gcTCCATTAAGTATGAAATCATTTCTTTCAGCAGCCAATTTATGTACAACGGCATTTggtaatttacttataatttttatttcgaaaatgggacaatttgaaaatcaa ggccATGAATTCCTATTTTATGCAGTTTTGATGGTTTtggatatgataatatttatgctgATGAGCaccaaatacaaatataaatgtgtaattagTAAATACCCAATGAACAGCAATCTTTAA
- the LOC113551545 gene encoding solute carrier family 15 member 1-like isoform X2, which translates to MSTILKYPKSVWYIIGNEFCERFSYYGLKAILVLFFTTIQEYDHDTSTIIFHMFLVCTYLSPLFGAIIADSYWGKYKLFTIIGLLLTSIGAGGIKPCVSSFGGDQFVLPDQEDHLRKFFSVFYFTINAGALLSTFITPELRKSIQCFGKDSCFPLAFGVPAILMLISIVFFLSGKNLYKTNKPVSSIVTTSIGCIFYALKKKITASSNEAKRKDWLDYADNKYNIHEIFELRAALDVMYLLIPIPLLYTLFDQQGSRWILQGTLMNGKIDVLNWSIKPDQVHFINPLFVLIFIPLFDGVVYPILYKIGINTPLKKVTLGGLFTVSSFVCAAVVQYIIIGQTLILPSNEGQLRIINNFDCGVTISGSLVGNFSIEPLNVLHINYSVEEFNKTDIISIDVNPMCQLKTGILKQRVFIVKERVSSYFLTSKNNDGIELTHLNELKKLKSGNSNLRISYSHNLSGKSITLRNTNNKLSDINFKLPLNKNTNHEIPVGTYDVYLDDENILQMTDLLPASVNDLIFHHSFNQTNAKLITLQNGKYIHILWQVPQTLLITVGEVMVVITLLEFSFTQAPLSMKSFISAANLCTQAVGNLLIVVISKMKLFENQVHEYIFYVMLTVLSLILFMFMSAKYKYKCVTNNQSKK; encoded by the exons ATGTCAACAATATTG AAGTATCCAAAATCAGTTTGGTATATAATCGGAAATGAGTTTTGCGAAAGATTCAGTTATTATGGACttaaag ctatattggttttattttttacaacgaTTCAAGAATATGACCATGATACTTCCACAATTATATTCCATATGTTTTTAGTCTGTACCTACTTATCACCATTGTTTGGTGCTATCATTGCAGATTCATACTGGGGGAAATATAA attATTTACGATAATTGGTTTACTGTTAACATCAATTGGAGCTGGTGGTATAAAACCATGCGTCTCTTCTTTTGGCGGTGACCAATTTGTATTACCAGATCAAGAGGATCATCTGCGAAAGTTCTTTTCTGTATTTTACTTTACTATCAATGCGGGGGCCttgttatcaacatttattacaCCAGAACTACGGAAATCAATTCAGTGTTTTGGAAAAGATTCATGTTTTCCATTAGCGTTTGGGGTTCCTGCTATCTTAATGTTGATCTCAATAG tgttttttttaagtggcaAGAACCTGTATAAGACCAATAAACCCGTATCCAGTATCGTCACAACTTCAATTGGATGCATATTT TacgcgttaaaaaaaaaaatcacagctTCTTCAAATGAAGCAAAAAGAAAAGATTGGTTGGATTATGCAGacaataagtacaatatacatgaaatatttgaattgagAGCAGCGTTAGACgtcatgtatttattaattccaaTACCATTGTTATATACACTTTTTGATCAACaa ggTTCTCGTTGGATATTGCAAGGAACTCTAATGAATGGAAAGATAGATGTTTTAAATTGGTCAATTAAGCCTGATCaagtacatttcattaatCCGTTATTCGTTTTGATATTCATACCACTTTTTGATGGTGTAGTCTatccaattttatataaaattggtaTAAATACACCTCTAAAAAAAGTCACTTTAGGTGGCCTATTTACTGTATCGTCGTTTGTATGTGCTGCTGTTGtgcagtatataattatt ggTCAGACCTTAATACTGCCGTCAAATGAAGGTCAATTgagaataatcaataattttgattgcGGTGTTACTATATCTGGTTCTTTGGTTGGAAATTTCAGTATTGAACCATTAAATGTACTTCACATTAATTATAGTGTAGAAGAATTCAATAAAActgatattatatctatagacGTAAATCCTATGTGCCAATTAAAAACGGGTATTTTGAAACAACGTGTTTTCATCGTTAAAGAAAGG gtttcatcgtattttttaacttctaaaaataatgatggtaTAGAATTAACACATTTAAACGAATTAAAGAAATTGAAGAGTGGAAATTCAAATCTCAG gatTTCGTACAGTCATAATTTGTCGGGAAAAAGCATTACATTAAggaatactaataataaattgtctgatataaattttaaattgccaCTAAACAAAAACACAAACCATGAAATACCAGTTGGAAC ttatgatGTATATCTAgatgatgaaaatattttgcaaatgACAGATTTACTACCGGCTAGTGTTAATGACTTAATATTTCATCATAGTTTTAACCAAacg aacgccaaattaattactttacaaaatggaaaatatatacatattctatGGCAAGTTCCTCAAACGCTTTTAATTACAGTAGGCGAAGTTATGGTCGTGATAACATTATTGGAATTTTCATTCAcccaa GCGCCACTAAGTATGAAGTCTTTTATATCGGCAGCTAATTTATGTACTCAAGCAGTTGGAAATTTACTTATAGTTGTTATATCCAAGatgaaattgtttgaaaatcaA gttcatgaatacatattttacgtaATGTTAACAGTTTTaagcttaatattatttatgttcatGAGtgcaaagtataaatataaatgtgtaacaaataatcaatctaaaaaatga
- the LOC113551545 gene encoding solute carrier family 15 member 1-like isoform X1 yields the protein MSTILKYPKSVWYIIGNEFCERFSYYGLKAILVLFFTTIQEYDHDTSTIIFHMFLVCTYLSPLFGAIIADSYWGKYKTIFILSIVHAIGNILVAVASFIISISLNFQRLFTIIGLLLTSIGAGGIKPCVSSFGGDQFVLPDQEDHLRKFFSVFYFTINAGALLSTFITPELRKSIQCFGKDSCFPLAFGVPAILMLISIVFFLSGKNLYKTNKPVSSIVTTSIGCIFYALKKKITASSNEAKRKDWLDYADNKYNIHEIFELRAALDVMYLLIPIPLLYTLFDQQGSRWILQGTLMNGKIDVLNWSIKPDQVHFINPLFVLIFIPLFDGVVYPILYKIGINTPLKKVTLGGLFTVSSFVCAAVVQYIIIGQTLILPSNEGQLRIINNFDCGVTISGSLVGNFSIEPLNVLHINYSVEEFNKTDIISIDVNPMCQLKTGILKQRVFIVKERVSSYFLTSKNNDGIELTHLNELKKLKSGNSNLRISYSHNLSGKSITLRNTNNKLSDINFKLPLNKNTNHEIPVGTYDVYLDDENILQMTDLLPASVNDLIFHHSFNQTNAKLITLQNGKYIHILWQVPQTLLITVGEVMVVITLLEFSFTQAPLSMKSFISAANLCTQAVGNLLIVVISKMKLFENQVHEYIFYVMLTVLSLILFMFMSAKYKYKCVTNNQSKK from the exons ATGTCAACAATATTG AAGTATCCAAAATCAGTTTGGTATATAATCGGAAATGAGTTTTGCGAAAGATTCAGTTATTATGGACttaaag ctatattggttttattttttacaacgaTTCAAGAATATGACCATGATACTTCCACAATTATATTCCATATGTTTTTAGTCTGTACCTACTTATCACCATTGTTTGGTGCTATCATTGCAGATTCATACTGGGGGAAATATAA aaCCATTTTTATCTTGTCTATTGTACATGCAATAGGAAATATCTTGGTGGCAGTTGCATCTTTTATCATTTCAATCAGTTTAAATTTCCAGAG attATTTACGATAATTGGTTTACTGTTAACATCAATTGGAGCTGGTGGTATAAAACCATGCGTCTCTTCTTTTGGCGGTGACCAATTTGTATTACCAGATCAAGAGGATCATCTGCGAAAGTTCTTTTCTGTATTTTACTTTACTATCAATGCGGGGGCCttgttatcaacatttattacaCCAGAACTACGGAAATCAATTCAGTGTTTTGGAAAAGATTCATGTTTTCCATTAGCGTTTGGGGTTCCTGCTATCTTAATGTTGATCTCAATAG tgttttttttaagtggcaAGAACCTGTATAAGACCAATAAACCCGTATCCAGTATCGTCACAACTTCAATTGGATGCATATTT TacgcgttaaaaaaaaaaatcacagctTCTTCAAATGAAGCAAAAAGAAAAGATTGGTTGGATTATGCAGacaataagtacaatatacatgaaatatttgaattgagAGCAGCGTTAGACgtcatgtatttattaattccaaTACCATTGTTATATACACTTTTTGATCAACaa ggTTCTCGTTGGATATTGCAAGGAACTCTAATGAATGGAAAGATAGATGTTTTAAATTGGTCAATTAAGCCTGATCaagtacatttcattaatCCGTTATTCGTTTTGATATTCATACCACTTTTTGATGGTGTAGTCTatccaattttatataaaattggtaTAAATACACCTCTAAAAAAAGTCACTTTAGGTGGCCTATTTACTGTATCGTCGTTTGTATGTGCTGCTGTTGtgcagtatataattatt ggTCAGACCTTAATACTGCCGTCAAATGAAGGTCAATTgagaataatcaataattttgattgcGGTGTTACTATATCTGGTTCTTTGGTTGGAAATTTCAGTATTGAACCATTAAATGTACTTCACATTAATTATAGTGTAGAAGAATTCAATAAAActgatattatatctatagacGTAAATCCTATGTGCCAATTAAAAACGGGTATTTTGAAACAACGTGTTTTCATCGTTAAAGAAAGG gtttcatcgtattttttaacttctaaaaataatgatggtaTAGAATTAACACATTTAAACGAATTAAAGAAATTGAAGAGTGGAAATTCAAATCTCAG gatTTCGTACAGTCATAATTTGTCGGGAAAAAGCATTACATTAAggaatactaataataaattgtctgatataaattttaaattgccaCTAAACAAAAACACAAACCATGAAATACCAGTTGGAAC ttatgatGTATATCTAgatgatgaaaatattttgcaaatgACAGATTTACTACCGGCTAGTGTTAATGACTTAATATTTCATCATAGTTTTAACCAAacg aacgccaaattaattactttacaaaatggaaaatatatacatattctatGGCAAGTTCCTCAAACGCTTTTAATTACAGTAGGCGAAGTTATGGTCGTGATAACATTATTGGAATTTTCATTCAcccaa GCGCCACTAAGTATGAAGTCTTTTATATCGGCAGCTAATTTATGTACTCAAGCAGTTGGAAATTTACTTATAGTTGTTATATCCAAGatgaaattgtttgaaaatcaA gttcatgaatacatattttacgtaATGTTAACAGTTTTaagcttaatattatttatgttcatGAGtgcaaagtataaatataaatgtgtaacaaataatcaatctaaaaaatga